Proteins encoded by one window of Halobaculum halobium:
- a CDS encoding DUF5796 family protein, with protein sequence MSAPHRNDIAPASVSVALREEGVEVEYLDGRVTFYHGVPEVVEGTLTTPPGKESHVLVTDPTETEGVLLYVNDLKTHDDILEQTGVGRVILGEGEEEELFPGVTARRPGGQRTAIEADPAVAGGRVFVFVEDDWGEQSYEFVADDGEGGERDDDEGTE encoded by the coding sequence ATGAGCGCCCCCCATCGCAACGACATCGCGCCCGCGAGCGTCTCCGTCGCCCTCCGCGAGGAGGGCGTCGAGGTCGAGTACCTCGACGGCCGCGTCACCTTCTACCACGGCGTCCCGGAGGTCGTCGAGGGCACCCTCACCACTCCGCCGGGAAAGGAGTCGCACGTGCTCGTCACTGATCCCACCGAGACGGAGGGCGTGCTGCTGTACGTGAACGACCTGAAGACCCACGACGACATCCTCGAGCAGACCGGCGTCGGCCGCGTCATCCTCGGCGAGGGAGAAGAGGAGGAGCTGTTCCCGGGCGTCACCGCCCGCCGGCCGGGCGGCCAGCGCACGGCGATCGAAGCGGATCCGGCCGTCGCCGGCGGCCGCGTCTTCGTCTTCGTCGAGGACGATTGGGGCGAACAGAGCTACGAGTTCGTCGCGGACGACGGGGAAGGCGGCGAGCGCGATGACGACGAGGGAACCGAGTGA
- a CDS encoding ABC transporter ATP-binding protein, protein MITVDGLRKVYGDFVAVHGSTFDVEPGEIFGVVGPNGAGKTTTLKTLAGLIEPTAGTVRVAGEHAGDPETRTALGFLPEESPLYEDMTARSYLRFFADLYEVPRDTADQRIETALDDLELEHRDRRLGDVSKGMKRKVAIARSLVNDPDVLVYDEPASGLDPLTTNYVLEYVRELADSGKTVLFSAHNLYHVESVCDRVVIMNEGEIVARGTVDEIRADHGETSYRVFTTVPVEGSDPDGDRHVSVVDSMDAVEAVREAAADAGGEVADIRTRESTLEEIFLDVAGQPMPGSRRIEPGSDSPTAAGNQEGDDRADAEVSPEAGE, encoded by the coding sequence GTGATAACCGTCGATGGCCTGCGGAAGGTGTACGGCGACTTCGTCGCCGTGCACGGGAGTACCTTCGACGTGGAGCCGGGGGAGATATTCGGCGTCGTCGGTCCGAATGGGGCGGGCAAGACGACAACGCTCAAGACGCTCGCGGGGCTCATCGAGCCGACGGCCGGCACGGTCCGCGTCGCCGGCGAGCACGCGGGCGACCCGGAGACGCGCACGGCGCTGGGGTTCCTCCCGGAGGAGTCGCCGCTGTACGAGGACATGACCGCGCGAAGCTACCTTCGGTTCTTCGCGGATCTGTACGAGGTGCCGCGAGACACGGCCGATCAGCGGATCGAAACCGCGCTCGACGATCTGGAACTGGAGCACCGCGACCGCCGACTGGGAGACGTCTCGAAGGGGATGAAACGCAAGGTCGCGATCGCCCGCTCGCTGGTCAACGATCCCGACGTGCTCGTGTACGACGAGCCGGCCTCCGGGCTGGACCCGCTCACGACGAACTACGTGCTGGAGTACGTCCGCGAGCTCGCCGACTCGGGAAAGACCGTGCTGTTCTCCGCGCACAACCTCTACCACGTGGAGTCCGTGTGCGACCGCGTCGTGATCATGAACGAGGGGGAGATCGTCGCCCGCGGCACCGTCGACGAGATCCGGGCCGACCACGGCGAGACGAGCTACCGCGTGTTCACCACGGTCCCCGTCGAAGGGAGCGATCCCGACGGCGACCGCCACGTGTCGGTCGTCGACTCGATGGACGCCGTCGAGGCGGTCCGGGAGGCCGCCGCGGACGCCGGCGGCGAGGTCGCCGACATCCGCACACGCGAGTCGACGCTGGAGGAGATCTTCCTCGACGTGGCCGGCCAGCCGATGCCCGGGAGCCGCCGGATCGAGCCCGGTTCCGACTCGCCAACGGCCGCTGGGAACCAGGAGGGCGATGATCGCGCGGATGCCGAAGTGTCGCCGGAGGCCGGAGAGTGA
- a CDS encoding carbonic anhydrase, whose translation MNRTIVDLLADNAEHAHAFAGRFDEVQEGQHPEAVTICCSDSRVLQDQLFGNETPGRLFTCGNIGNRVVQRTDAGEVVSGDVLYPLAHAGTRTAVVVGHTGCGAVTATYGALTGDLDGDDEPSGIRHCVDLLGPHLEPGVDLLPDGLDDAAAVDRLVEYNVDRQVEQLVNSDDVPDDTDVVGVVYDFQDVYGGERGEVHVINVDGERDPEVLRGEHGEVADRVRRLWTY comes from the coding sequence ATGAACCGGACGATCGTTGACCTGTTGGCCGACAACGCAGAGCACGCCCACGCGTTCGCCGGTCGCTTCGACGAGGTACAAGAGGGGCAACACCCGGAGGCAGTGACGATCTGCTGTTCTGACTCCCGGGTGCTGCAGGACCAGCTATTCGGCAACGAGACGCCCGGACGGCTGTTCACCTGTGGCAACATCGGTAACCGCGTCGTCCAGCGCACCGACGCGGGCGAGGTCGTCTCCGGCGACGTGTTGTACCCGCTGGCGCACGCAGGGACCCGGACCGCGGTCGTCGTCGGCCACACCGGCTGTGGCGCCGTGACGGCGACGTACGGGGCGCTCACCGGCGATCTCGACGGCGACGACGAGCCGTCGGGAATCCGCCACTGCGTCGACCTGCTCGGTCCGCACCTCGAACCCGGCGTCGACCTGCTGCCCGACGGACTCGACGACGCCGCGGCCGTGGACCGCCTCGTCGAGTACAACGTCGACCGGCAGGTCGAGCAGCTCGTGAACAGCGACGACGTCCCCGACGACACGGACGTGGTCGGCGTCGTCTACGACTTCCAAGACGTGTACGGCGGCGAGCGCGGCGAGGTCCACGTGATCAACGTCGACGGCGAGCGCGACCCCGAAGTGCTCCGGGGCGAGCACGGGGAGGTCGCAGACCGGGTCCGCCGACTGTGGACGTACTGA
- a CDS encoding chorismate mutase, with amino-acid sequence MSYDDTSQTPEELEAMSLDELREEIADIDRELVELIARRTYVADTIAGVKDRRDLPTTDETQEQAVMDRAGDNAERFDVDANLVKAIFRLLIELNKVEQRESR; translated from the coding sequence ATGAGCTACGACGATACGAGCCAGACACCCGAGGAGTTAGAGGCGATGAGCCTGGACGAACTGCGCGAGGAAATCGCCGACATCGACCGCGAGCTGGTCGAACTCATCGCCCGGCGGACGTACGTCGCCGACACCATCGCCGGCGTGAAAGACCGGCGTGACCTGCCGACGACCGACGAGACGCAAGAGCAGGCCGTGATGGACCGCGCCGGCGACAACGCCGAGCGCTTCGACGTGGACGCGAACCTGGTGAAGGCGATCTTCCGGCTGCTGATCGAGTTGAACAAGGTGGAGCAGCGGGAGAGTCGGTAG
- a CDS encoding cold-shock protein has protein sequence MANGKVDFFNDTGGYGFISTDDGDLDDDEDVFFHMEDVGGEDLTEGTEVEFDIESSPKGPRAANVVRQ, from the coding sequence ATGGCAAACGGTAAGGTTGATTTCTTCAACGACACAGGCGGCTACGGTTTCATCTCGACTGACGACGGCGACCTCGACGACGACGAAGACGTGTTCTTCCACATGGAGGATGTCGGCGGCGAAGACCTCACGGAAGGGACCGAGGTCGAGTTCGACATCGAGTCCTCGCCCAAGGGGCCCCGCGCGGCGAACGTCGTCCGGCAGTAA
- a CDS encoding DUF2891 domain-containing protein: MNDFSPPDDETLLSGRADWIDAGAASRLTAHPLDGVDTEYPHAAGAVDGPDDVTPPRERHPVFYGCFDWHSAVHSHWSLVRALRLFPDHPDSDAIATGIDDRLTAGRVAGEVAWFEDRETFERPYGWAWLLALAAELDRWDDPRATDWGDALSPLEGRIRELVVDRFLTMDRPFRVGTHGNTAFALSLVLDYARTVGDDGLERRVVETALAFYRDDVDAPIGNEPLGWDFLSPALAEADLMRRVADSGPFADWFDEFLPDLDALPAPVSVADGEGGVALHLIGLNVSRAWALAGVADALPDGPRRETVRRAAVAHARRGVDEAFTDDYAGSHWLSSFVCYLLTRNEGGIGVRG, encoded by the coding sequence ATGAACGACTTCTCCCCGCCCGACGACGAGACGCTCCTCTCCGGCCGGGCCGATTGGATCGACGCCGGCGCCGCGTCGCGGCTGACCGCCCACCCGCTCGACGGCGTCGACACCGAGTACCCCCACGCGGCCGGGGCCGTCGACGGCCCCGACGACGTGACGCCGCCGCGTGAGCGCCATCCCGTCTTCTACGGCTGCTTCGACTGGCACTCGGCGGTCCACAGCCACTGGAGTCTGGTCCGCGCGCTGCGGCTGTTCCCCGATCACCCCGACAGCGACGCGATCGCGACGGGGATCGACGACCGGCTGACCGCCGGCCGCGTCGCCGGCGAGGTCGCGTGGTTCGAGGACCGCGAGACGTTCGAGCGCCCGTACGGCTGGGCGTGGCTGCTCGCGCTCGCGGCCGAGCTCGACCGCTGGGACGACCCCCGAGCGACCGACTGGGGCGACGCGCTCTCCCCGTTGGAAGGGCGGATCCGCGAACTCGTGGTCGACCGGTTTCTCACGATGGATCGGCCGTTTCGCGTCGGGACCCACGGCAACACCGCATTCGCCCTCTCGCTGGTCCTCGATTACGCGCGAACGGTCGGCGACGACGGCCTCGAACGGCGCGTCGTCGAGACGGCGCTGGCGTTCTACCGCGACGACGTCGACGCGCCGATCGGGAACGAACCGCTCGGGTGGGACTTCCTCTCGCCGGCGCTCGCGGAGGCGGATCTCATGCGACGAGTCGCCGACTCGGGACCGTTCGCTGACTGGTTCGACGAGTTCCTCCCCGATCTCGACGCGCTCCCCGCGCCCGTCTCCGTCGCCGACGGCGAAGGCGGCGTCGCGCTCCACTTGATCGGACTGAACGTCTCGCGGGCGTGGGCGCTCGCCGGCGTCGCCGATGCGCTCCCAGACGGCCCGAGGCGAGAGACAGTCCGACGGGCCGCCGTCGCCCACGCCCGCCGCGGCGTCGACGAGGCGTTCACCGACGACTACGCGGGCTCGCACTGGCTCTCCTCGTTCGTCTGCTACCTCCTCACGCGCAACGAGGGCGGGATCGGCGTCCGCGGGTGA
- a CDS encoding DUF7128 family protein: MVTATERDDMTWYQCDACGLLFDDPDDAEQHEEHCDAEDPSYLQ; this comes from the coding sequence ATGGTCACGGCAACGGAGCGTGACGACATGACTTGGTACCAGTGTGACGCCTGCGGGTTGCTGTTCGACGATCCGGACGACGCCGAACAGCACGAGGAGCACTGCGACGCGGAGGACCCCTCGTACCTCCAATAG
- a CDS encoding shikimate kinase, with amino-acid sequence MEGRAAAPGAGTVVNALATGRGAAFALDLETTATVTLDPDEEGVAGAIDGAPDGDTTLIERCVERVIDRYGAGEGGTVETESEVPTAAGLKSSSAAANAAVVATLSALGLEVANDPDADVTKTEACRVGVRAARDAGVTVTGAFDDASASMLGGVTVTDNREDDLLVSDDPFAEHALVWTPPERAYSADADVTACERVAPMAELATQLALDGDYARAMTVNGLAFSAALGFPTDPAVEAMAECDGVSLSGTGPSVVAVGNRDDLTAVRERWDERDGETRLTTTRERGARVL; translated from the coding sequence ATGGAGGGACGCGCCGCCGCGCCCGGCGCCGGGACCGTCGTCAACGCCCTCGCGACGGGCCGCGGCGCCGCGTTCGCGCTGGATCTGGAGACGACCGCGACCGTCACACTCGACCCCGACGAGGAGGGGGTAGCCGGCGCAATCGACGGCGCGCCCGACGGCGACACCACGCTTATCGAGCGGTGCGTCGAGCGCGTTATCGACCGCTACGGGGCCGGCGAGGGGGGAACCGTCGAGACGGAAAGCGAGGTACCGACCGCCGCTGGGCTGAAGAGTTCGAGTGCGGCCGCGAACGCGGCCGTGGTGGCGACGCTGTCGGCGCTAGGATTGGAGGTGGCGAACGACCCCGACGCCGACGTGACAAAGACCGAGGCGTGTCGCGTCGGCGTCCGCGCCGCGCGCGACGCCGGCGTCACCGTGACGGGCGCGTTCGACGACGCGTCCGCGTCGATGCTCGGCGGCGTGACCGTCACCGACAACCGCGAGGACGACCTGCTCGTCAGCGACGACCCGTTCGCCGAGCACGCGCTCGTGTGGACGCCGCCGGAGCGCGCGTACTCGGCGGACGCGGACGTGACCGCGTGCGAGCGCGTCGCACCGATGGCTGAGTTGGCAACGCAGTTGGCGCTCGACGGCGACTACGCCCGGGCGATGACGGTGAACGGCCTCGCCTTCTCGGCGGCGCTGGGGTTCCCGACCGATCCCGCGGTGGAGGCGATGGCCGAGTGCGACGGCGTCTCGCTGTCGGGCACCGGGCCGAGCGTCGTCGCCGTCGGCAACCGCGACGACCTGACGGCGGTGCGCGAGCGGTGGGACGAGCGAGACGGCGAGACGCGACTGACGACCACACGCGAGCGCGGCGCCCGCGTCCTGTGA
- a CDS encoding DUF7508 domain-containing protein: protein MSLQKPWRDLDRATVAAAPDRYGVYELGDATGDPVGYGVGVLRDELKETLAYGDAAKVRWVVAESREHADRLADQRF from the coding sequence ATGAGCCTCCAGAAACCGTGGCGCGATCTGGACCGCGCGACGGTCGCCGCCGCCCCCGATCGCTACGGCGTCTACGAACTGGGCGACGCAACCGGCGACCCAGTCGGATACGGCGTCGGCGTGCTCCGCGACGAACTGAAGGAGACGCTGGCGTACGGGGACGCCGCGAAGGTGCGCTGGGTCGTCGCGGAGTCGCGCGAGCACGCCGACAGACTCGCAGACCAACGCTTCTGA
- a CDS encoding S1C family serine protease, whose amino-acid sequence MPTRRDVLAGLASAGAVGAAGCVQVGSSDAAPRATDANGTTGVDAEGGETGSTATETEVYRSTIESVVGILNYGPSGPQGSGSGFVAGDGYVVTNQHVVAGATEVKLRFQDNTWYDAEIVGTDAYSDLAVLRAETRPEWATPLSWVDTDPEPPVGTHVMAIGSPYGFSGSASTGIISGVDRVLSAPNNFTVADSVQTDAALNPGNSGGPLVTDDGAVAAVAARGGGDNLGFGVSAELSKRVVPELAETGEYRHPYMGVRLVEVSPVIAEAYDIDDVGGVLIVEVVEDGPAAGALRGTDGSTSVDGVSVPTGGDVIVGIGGTDVEVQADLSNYLALEASPGESVTFTVLRDGSETTVSFELGERPDPGI is encoded by the coding sequence ATGCCAACACGACGCGACGTGCTCGCGGGGCTCGCGAGCGCGGGTGCCGTCGGCGCCGCCGGCTGCGTGCAGGTGGGATCCTCCGACGCCGCGCCGCGGGCGACCGACGCGAACGGGACGACGGGCGTCGACGCCGAAGGGGGCGAGACCGGGTCGACCGCGACCGAGACCGAGGTGTATCGGTCGACCATCGAGTCGGTCGTCGGGATACTCAACTACGGTCCGAGCGGACCGCAAGGGAGCGGTTCCGGGTTCGTCGCCGGCGACGGCTACGTCGTCACGAACCAACACGTCGTCGCCGGCGCGACCGAGGTGAAGCTCCGCTTCCAAGACAACACGTGGTACGACGCCGAGATCGTCGGTACCGACGCGTACTCCGATCTCGCGGTGTTGCGCGCCGAGACCCGTCCCGAGTGGGCGACGCCGCTGTCGTGGGTCGACACCGATCCCGAGCCGCCGGTCGGAACCCACGTCATGGCGATCGGCTCGCCGTACGGCTTCAGCGGCTCCGCCTCCACCGGCATCATCTCCGGGGTCGATCGGGTGTTGTCGGCGCCGAACAACTTCACCGTCGCCGACTCGGTGCAGACCGACGCCGCGCTCAACCCCGGCAACTCCGGCGGCCCGCTGGTCACCGACGACGGGGCCGTCGCGGCGGTCGCGGCCCGCGGCGGCGGCGACAACCTCGGGTTCGGCGTCTCGGCGGAGCTGTCGAAGCGCGTCGTCCCCGAACTCGCCGAGACCGGGGAGTACAGACACCCGTACATGGGAGTGCGGCTGGTCGAGGTGTCGCCCGTCATCGCCGAGGCGTACGACATCGACGACGTGGGCGGCGTGCTCATCGTCGAGGTGGTCGAGGACGGGCCCGCCGCCGGCGCCCTCCGGGGAACGGACGGATCGACCTCCGTCGACGGCGTCAGCGTCCCCACCGGCGGCGACGTGATCGTCGGGATCGGCGGCACCGACGTCGAGGTACAGGCGGATCTCTCGAACTATCTCGCGCTGGAGGCGTCCCCCGGCGAATCGGTGACGTTCACCGTGCTTCGCGACGGATCCGAGACGACCGTCTCGTTCGAACTCGGGGAGCGGCCCGACCCCGGCATCTGA
- a CDS encoding rhodanese-like domain-containing protein, producing the protein MNSIRPAALDERLEAADAPFVLDIRPRSNFQRTAIDGSHNAPVYDDLRRGDDGSLRAHLDEIPRDEDVVVVCKMGVVAKRATSVLDAAGYDAMTLTGGISGWKGYQRNSIGYRVRSLVWDLKSAV; encoded by the coding sequence GTGAACAGCATCCGTCCCGCGGCCTTGGACGAGAGGCTCGAAGCGGCCGACGCGCCGTTCGTGCTGGATATTCGACCGCGGTCGAACTTTCAGCGGACCGCGATCGATGGCAGCCACAACGCCCCGGTCTACGACGACCTCCGGCGCGGAGACGACGGATCGCTGCGCGCGCACCTCGATGAGATCCCCCGCGACGAGGACGTGGTCGTCGTGTGCAAGATGGGCGTCGTCGCAAAGCGCGCGACGAGCGTCCTCGACGCCGCCGGCTACGACGCGATGACGCTCACCGGCGGGATAAGCGGGTGGAAGGGGTACCAGCGGAACTCGATCGGGTACAGGGTCCGTTCGCTGGTCTGGGACCTCAAGTCGGCGGTGTAG